A single window of Lytechinus variegatus isolate NC3 chromosome 8, Lvar_3.0, whole genome shotgun sequence DNA harbors:
- the LOC121420799 gene encoding uncharacterized protein LOC121420799, with product MPSHRNNDVIFGKAGDDFVKFLRQTRKIERSHLKAAPSLRQAQRCKIYHLAERRGDTEGAQLQPKKETISAILDGEEEENTDDLPDDEPPSNDDRACDRGYLRTNTLRIFNLPAGGKAKVAWKRIARIDLDPKQLRKIIKGRKIIDKRVLSNRLKTLYVIVTSFSTKDAVKLYWRQRQDKVANESPNNGGLEKNSMKIAPGTPIAYIVRELVINPDNSITLPESSDTEDRIEDRWQPEQESSPSITVTPRRPIHPICSRETSENENPKTTEELTPTSITAETSRATYSARYQLDVTLDRTLTVIERSDDKCETKDTDPPEYDTSLSTTISPRRSYRSINENNQEERIMKDATGLLEETPIRRHRSTMTGNINRKLFESN from the exons ATGCCTTCTCATAGAAACAATGATGTCATTTTTGGAAAGGCAGGTGACGACTTTGTCAAGTTTTTACGCCAAACGAGGAAAATAGAAAGATCCCACCTGAAAGCTGCTCCGAGTTTACGCCAGGCACAGCGCTGCAAAATTTACCACCTTGCTGAACGAAGAGGGGACACAGAGGGGGCACAACTACAAcctaaaaaagaaacaatttcgGCCATTTTAgatggagaagaagaggaaaatactGACGATCTACCAGATGACGAACCACCGTCGAATGATGATAGAGCCTGTGATAGAG GTTATTTGAGGACGAACACTCTGCGGATTTTCAACTTACCGGCGGGTGGGAAGGCTAAAGTCGCATGGAAGAGGATAGCGAGGATTGACCTGGATCCAAAACAGCTACGAAAAATAATCAAAGGAAG GAAAATAATCGACAAAAGAGTACTGTCCAACAGACTGAAGACTCTCTACGtgattgtgacgtcattttCAACCAAAGATGCCGTTAAATTATATTGGAGACAAAGACAAGACAAG GTTGCAAATGAATCTCCAAATAATGGAGGATTGGAAAAAAACTCCATGAAAATCGCTCCGGGGACTCCCATAGCTTACATCGTTCGTGAGCTTGTTATAAACCCTGATAACAGTATCACCTTGCCCGAAAGCTCGGACACCGAGGATCGGATCGAAGATCGTTGGCAGCCTGAACAAGAAAGCTCTCCAA GTATCACCGTAACCCCAAGAAGACCAATACATCCTATATGTTCTAGGGAAACAAGTGAGAACGAGAACCCGAAG ACAACCGAGGAATTGACACCAACCTCGATTACAGCGGAGACTTCCAGAGCTACGTACAGCGCTCGGTATCAGCTTGATGTAACCCTTGACCGAACTCTCACCGTGATTGAAAGATCCGATGACAAGTGTGAAACCAAAGATACTGATCCTCCAGAATATGATACCTCTCTAA GTACCACGATCAGCCCAAGAAGATCGTACCGTTCAATTAATGAGAATAATCAAGAg GAGAGGATAATGAAGGATGCGACCGGATTATTGGAGGAGACACCCATCAGGAGACACCGATCAACAATGACCGGGAATATAAATAGGAAACTCTTTGAGAGTAATTAA
- the LOC121420299 gene encoding TLC domain-containing protein 5-like — protein sequence MGVLQRLDSALDFEGIGIPMSVLASFLGWFSLYCVLCLANSKRSYEWHCRVVTGVHAVVISTLSYVFGMYYNPWFITNPGGRNNNLEILTLVICMGYFLFDFCWCLWFREEVFMIAHHFLTIVCITASLALGISGTEVGAAIFGSEVSNPMLQARYFMRETGYTKTLVYEVNDLAFMITFFVCRMGIGSYFIYSYLRHPAPLFIFRVGSIGLYIVSLIFMYGIARLAVRKYGGFLKRLVGAEESHAKVRNGDASKQVTGGQVKGVTEGQQVTGGPVKEAQEGQGSMQLNGHANDHEHVD from the exons ATGGGCGTACTTCAGCGGTTGGACTCCGCCCTTGACTTTGAAGGAATTGGCATTCCCATGTCGGTCCTTGCCAGTTTCTTAGGTTGGTTCTCTCTCTACTGCGTCCTGTGCTTGGCAAACTCTAAACGAAGCTATGAGTGGCATTGTCGAGTGGTCACGGGTGTTCATGCTGTCGTCATCTCGACCCTCAGTTACGTCTTTGGGATGTACTACAATCCTTGGTTCATAACAAATCCAG GTGGACGCAACAACAATCTTGAGATCCTCACTCTAGTGATATGCATGGGGTATTTCCTATTTGATTTCTGCTGGTGCCTCTGGTTTCGAGAGGAAGTCTTCATGATCGCCCATCATTTCTTGACCATTGTCTGCATCACCGCATCGCTCGCCTTAGGGATATCCGGGACGGAGGTTGGGGCGGCCATCTTTGGGTCAGAGGTCAGCAATCCAATGCTACAG GCGAGATACTTCATGCGAGAAACCGGCTACACCAAAACCCTGGTGTATGAGGTCAACGACCTTGCCTTCATGATAACGTTCTTCGTCTGCCGAATGGGGATCGGGTCCTACTTCATCTACTCCTATCTGCGGCATCCCGCGCCCCTCTTCATCTTCCGGGTCGGTTCCATCGGCCTCTACATTGTCAGCTTGATCTTCATGTATGGTATAGCTCGTCTTGCCGTTAGGAAGTATGGGGGATTCCTCAAGAGGTTGGTGGGGGCGGAAGAGTCCCACGCCAAGGTCAGGAATGGTGATGCTTCCAAGCAGGTCACGGGAGGTCAAGTGAAAGGGGTCACGGAAGGTCAGCAGGTCACAGGAGGTCCGGTCAAAGAAGCGCAGGAAGGCCAGGGTAGTATGCAACTCAATGGGCATGCAAACGATCATGAACACGTGGATTAG